GAGGTGGCGATACAGGCCGTAGAGGCAGTGTTTGACTGGAGAGCATATGAAGCAGAGAATTTCCAACCTACAGAAGATCTATAAGGAAGGCACGCGTCTTCTCGCCGGTGCGGGTATTGAGGAGGCAGGCATAGATGCGTGGTATCTGCTGGAGTACGTCACTGGGATCACAAGGGCGGCATATTACGCGCACCCGGAGACAGAACTGGACGCAGACAAGGAGGACGCCTACTTTGCGCATATCGGACGCAGAGCGCGAAGAGAGCCGCTCCAGCACATTACCGGGGAGCAGGAATTCATGGGATATTCGTTCCGGGTGAGCGGACATGTGCTCATACCGAGGCAGGATACGGAGATTCTCGTGGAAGAGGCGCTCAAGGTACTTGCGCCGGGCATGCGCATCCTGGACATGTGCACCGGTTCCGGATGCGTCCTCATTAGCATTCTGAAAGCCGGCCGGGAACGGCTGCGCATGGAGCGGCTGGAAGGGACGGGAAGCGATATATCGCCGGAGGCAGTGGCGGTGGCAGAATACAATGCAGCGCGCCTGCTTGGACGCACAGAGACGGGAAGGGGTAATAACGGCTGTTGTGCCCGGTTCTGTACGGGTGATCTGTTTGAGAAGGCTGAAGAAAGATATGATCTTATCGTGTCAAATCCCCCTTATATACGGACGGAGGAGATCCGGAAGCTTCAGCGGGAAGTGCGCCTGCATGACCCGTATATCGCGCTGGACGGGAAGAAGGACGGTCTGTATTTTTACAGGAGGATCACGGCGGAAAGCGCCGCCTATATCGCAGAGGGCGGATATCTGATGTTTGAGATCGGACACGACCAGGCAGAGGATGTGTGCGCGCTGCTTGAGCAGTCCGGATACGCGGACGTCTTTGTGAAAAAGGACCTGGCAGGTCTTGACCGTATCGCAGGCGGCAGGTACAATAGAAAATGCACACAGTGACAGTGGTGTATTGAAAATCGAGGAGGAAGAATTATGTTTGACAAATTAGAGGATCTGCTCATTCGTTATGAAGAACTCATGAGCGAGCTGCAGGAGCCTGATGTGGTGAATAACCAGGAACGGTTCCGCAGGCTTATGAAAGAACAGAATGACCTTGCCCCGATTGTGGAAGCATATAAAGAATATAAAGCCTGCAGGCAGGCGATCGAAGACAGTCTGCTCATGCTGGAGGAAGAATCCGATGAGGAGATGAGAGAACTTGCAAAGGATGAGCTGAACGAATCCAAGGCAAGGGTGGAGGAACTGGAGCATGAGCTCAAGATCCTTCTGCTCCCGAAGGACCCGAATGATGACAAGAATGTAATGGTGGAGATCAGGGCCGGCGCCGGCGGCGATGAGGCTGCTTTGTTCGCGGCCGAGATCTACCGCATGTACGTACACTATGCGGAGGGCCGGAGGTGGAAGACAGAGATCATCTCCATCAGTGAAAACGGGATCGGAGGCTTCAAGGAAGTGGTGTTCATGATCACCGGACAGGGAGCGTATTCAAGACTCAAATACGAAAGCGGCGTCCACCGCGTACAGCGTGTGCCGGAGACGGAGAGCGGCGGACGCATCCATACTTCTACAGTCACGGTGGCGATCATGCCCGAGGCGGAGGAAGTGGATGTTGTCATCGACGAGAAGGATATCCGTATCGACGTGATGCGTGCTTCCGGGAACGGAGGACAGTGCGTCAATACAACAGACTCTGCAGTACGGCTCACACATTATCCTACGGGGATCGTCATCTACAGCCAGACAGAGAAGTCACAGCTTCAGAATAAGGAAAAGGCATTCCGCCTGCTGCGTTCCAAGCTGTATGATCTGGAGATGGAAAAGAAACAGGCGTCGGAGGCAGAGGCGAGAAGAAGCCAGATCGGTACAGGCGACCGTTCCGAGAAGATACGTACTTACAATTTCCCCCAGGGACGTGTCACAGACCACAGGATCAAACTGACGCTGCACAAACTGGACTCTGTGCTGAACGGAGATCTGGATGAAGTGATCGACAGCCTGATCGCCGCGGACCAGGCGGCGAAGCTGAGCAACCTTCAGGACGAATAGAAAAAGATGAAAGAGAAATTAAAAAAATTAATTGCCTATTATAAACCATATAAGCTGCTGTTCTACAGTGATTTGTTTTTTGCCGTTCTCGGGGCCGGAGTCACGCTCGTGATACCGCTGATCGTGAGATATATCACCAATCAGGTCGTATATTATGAGCCGCCGGAGGCGAGACAGGCAATCATCATGCTGGGAGCGGTCATGATTGCACTTGTACTCCTGGAGTTCGGGTGCAATTATTATATTGCGTACTTCGGACATATGATGGGAGCCAGGATGGAAGCAGATATGAGAAGCGACATATTCGGGCATTACCAGAAGCTTACCTTTGCTTTTTACGACAATCAGAAGGTCGGACATCTCCTGTCCAGGATCACGAGTGATCTGTTTGATATCAGCGAGCTGCTGCATCACGGGCCGGAGGATGTACTGATCTCCGTCATTAAAATTGCCGGCTCTTTTCTTATACTGGTGAATGTGAATGCCAGGCTGACCGCGGCTGCATTCGCGTTTATTCCGGTTATGTTTCTGTTCGCCGTATATTACAACAAGAAGATGAAACAGGCATTTTCGAGAAACCGGGCGAAGATCGCAGATATCAACAGCCAGATCGAGGACAGCCTGGCAGGAATCCGGGTCGTCAAATCTTTCGGGAACGAAAAAGAAGAGATGAAAAA
This is a stretch of genomic DNA from [Clostridium] hylemonae DSM 15053. It encodes these proteins:
- the prmC gene encoding peptide chain release factor N(5)-glutamine methyltransferase: MKQRISNLQKIYKEGTRLLAGAGIEEAGIDAWYLLEYVTGITRAAYYAHPETELDADKEDAYFAHIGRRARREPLQHITGEQEFMGYSFRVSGHVLIPRQDTEILVEEALKVLAPGMRILDMCTGSGCVLISILKAGRERLRMERLEGTGSDISPEAVAVAEYNAARLLGRTETGRGNNGCCARFCTGDLFEKAEERYDLIVSNPPYIRTEEIRKLQREVRLHDPYIALDGKKDGLYFYRRITAESAAYIAEGGYLMFEIGHDQAEDVCALLEQSGYADVFVKKDLAGLDRIAGGRYNRKCTQ
- the prfA gene encoding peptide chain release factor 1; this translates as MFDKLEDLLIRYEELMSELQEPDVVNNQERFRRLMKEQNDLAPIVEAYKEYKACRQAIEDSLLMLEEESDEEMRELAKDELNESKARVEELEHELKILLLPKDPNDDKNVMVEIRAGAGGDEAALFAAEIYRMYVHYAEGRRWKTEIISISENGIGGFKEVVFMITGQGAYSRLKYESGVHRVQRVPETESGGRIHTSTVTVAIMPEAEEVDVVIDEKDIRIDVMRASGNGGQCVNTTDSAVRLTHYPTGIVIYSQTEKSQLQNKEKAFRLLRSKLYDLEMEKKQASEAEARRSQIGTGDRSEKIRTYNFPQGRVTDHRIKLTLHKLDSVLNGDLDEVIDSLIAADQAAKLSNLQDE